The nucleotide sequence TTCCCTCCTCGGTTCCACCGGTTCCATTGGTAAAAATGTTCTGAACGTGGTGCGCTCCTTCCCGGATCGTTTTCAAGTGGTTGGTCTCTCTGCAGGCAGGAATATCGAAGAGCTTGCTGCTCAGGTCCGGGAATTTCAGCCTGAGTGCATTTCGGTTGCTGATCAGACCCTGGCCTCTCAGCTCATTACCATGCTGCCTGAGACGTATCAGGACAGGGTTTTTTGGGGCGACGAGGGAAATAAAAAGGTAGCCACGGTGCCAGCAGCAGAGATGGTTGTCTCTGCGGTGGTGGGTGCGGTGGGGCTCCTGCCCACCTTGGCGGCAATAGCTGAGGGCAAGGATATCGGGCTTGCCAATAAGGAAACCCTGGTCATGGCCGGACGCCTGGTTATGGAGGCAGCCCGAAGACATAAGGTCGCATTGCTTCCTATTGATTCTGAGCATTCAGCTATTTTTCAGGCCTTGGAGGCAGGGCGCCGCGCTGATGTAGGGAAGATTATCCTGACTGCCTCAGGCGGCCCCTTTCGGACCTTGGGGAAAGAGGAACTGCGACAGGCCACCCCGGAACAGGCCTTGGCCCATCCTAACTGGGATATGGGACGGAAGATCTCTGTTGATTCGGCAACCATGATGAATAAGGGGCTGGAGGTTATTGAGGCCTGCTGGCTTTTTGATGTACCGGCAGAGAAAATACGGGTAGTTGTTCATCCGGAATCCATAGTCCATTCTCTGGTGGAGTATATTGACGGCTCTGTGGTGGCCCAATTGGGAATTCCGGATATGCGGATTCCTATTGCTTATGCCCTGTCCTACCCGGAACGAATCCCCCTCAATCTTTCCCGTCTCAGCCTTTCCGACTGCGGGAGGCTCAGTTTTGAAAAACCAGATTATGATCGTTTTCCGGCCCTTGAGCTCGCCTTCCGGGTGATGGAAGAGGGGGGGGTGAAACCAGCAGTGCTCAATGCGGCCAACGAGGTTGCAGTTGCTGCCTTTCTTGCTGAGCAGATCGGTTTTACGGATATCACCGCGCTTGTTGTCTCGACCCTGGACCGTTTTGCCCCTGGTGATGATCTTGATCTGGATGCTATTGTAGCAGCAGATGGCAAGGCCCGGGAGATTGCCCGGAAAGAGGTTGCACAGCGGCAGCTGGCTGAGTAGCCGGGAAGAGGAACCCTAGTCCTGGGAGGAAACAGCATGGATCGGCATCTGGCGACAAAAGTACTTCTTGTTGATGATGAAGAGGCATTTGTGCAGCTGCTTGCCCGTCGTCTTGCAACCAGAGGGATGAAGGTTGCTGCTGTCACCTGCGGCGAGGAGGCTGTGGCGATGGTGGATAAACGGATTTTTGATGTGGCGGTTATTGATCTCTCCATGCCAGGCATTGATGGCATTGAAACCCTGAAGCAGATTAAGGCCAAGAAACCGGAGATTGAGGTCCTGATGCTGACCGGGCATGCCACCGTGGCAGGCGGCATTGAGGCCATGAAGCAGGGGGCCAGGGATTTTTTACAGAAACCTGTGGAGTTGGAAGAGCTGCTGGAAAAGATCAAGACCGCTAGACAATCCCGACTGACAGCGCTGCACCGGAAAGCAGATGCTGAGATGCAGGAGATTCTCAAGCGAAAGAGCTGGTAATATCTGGGAGATTTTTTTTGAGGGGGAGCGGCTATGCCGGAAAGAACAAAAGATATACGAGAGATGGTTATCCCTCTGGAGCGTTGTCCCCGGCTCTATGAGCATCAGACCTTGGACGAGGCTATAGCCCTGTTTGCCCTGAGTCCGTCTGAGGAAAATCCTGTTGATCTTCCCCTTCTGCTTGTGCTTGATACAAAGAATAGCCTGGTAGGGAGGATTTCACGGGCGGATATCCTGCGAGGCCTGGTGCCGAGTCTGTTGGGCATGGGGCGCGGGGGGAGTAAATTCTCCTGGAGCAATACAGAGGACCCGCACCTGACCTTCCTGTATGAAGACCACGCCCTTGCTGAGTGCGGAGGTAATCGGATGCGACCTGTTCGTTCCCTGATGCGTCCGATTGATTTTACCTTGCCAGCAGATACACATATTTTGGAGGCTATTGTGATTCTACACCGCCATAATACCTCTTGCGTCCCGGTGCTCGAAAATGGGGCAGTTATCGGCCTTCTACGTTTTGAAGAACTTTTTCACGCTATGTGCAATACCTGGTGTACTCTGCCGCAGAGATGAGGATGTTGCAACGGCAGAAAAGCAAACAACAATACTTCGTCGGAACATAAGATGCCGTCTGCACATCCTCAGGTACTTCGGTTGTCCGGGGTGAAAAAACGATTTAATTGGCAACGATTGCTCTTTATCCTTACTGGCATTGCTTGCTTTGTCCTGGTGTATTTCTGTCCACCATGGCCGGATGCCGTTGATCCAACAGGGGCCCATTTTACCTTGACCCGGGAGGGAAAGGGGGCTCTGGCTGTTTTTTTGCTGGCTGCAATCTGGTGGATCTTTGAGGTGGTGCCTATCGGCGTGACCAGCCTGACCATTGGCGTTCTGCAGGCCCTGTTTATGATCCGTGATCCCCGCACCGCATTTCGG is from Candidatus Electrothrix sp. GW3-4 and encodes:
- a CDS encoding 1-deoxy-D-xylulose-5-phosphate reductoisomerase; the protein is MKFLSLLGSTGSIGKNVLNVVRSFPDRFQVVGLSAGRNIEELAAQVREFQPECISVADQTLASQLITMLPETYQDRVFWGDEGNKKVATVPAAEMVVSAVVGAVGLLPTLAAIAEGKDIGLANKETLVMAGRLVMEAARRHKVALLPIDSEHSAIFQALEAGRRADVGKIILTASGGPFRTLGKEELRQATPEQALAHPNWDMGRKISVDSATMMNKGLEVIEACWLFDVPAEKIRVVVHPESIVHSLVEYIDGSVVAQLGIPDMRIPIAYALSYPERIPLNLSRLSLSDCGRLSFEKPDYDRFPALELAFRVMEEGGVKPAVLNAANEVAVAAFLAEQIGFTDITALVVSTLDRFAPGDDLDLDAIVAADGKAREIARKEVAQRQLAE
- a CDS encoding response regulator, giving the protein MDRHLATKVLLVDDEEAFVQLLARRLATRGMKVAAVTCGEEAVAMVDKRIFDVAVIDLSMPGIDGIETLKQIKAKKPEIEVLMLTGHATVAGGIEAMKQGARDFLQKPVELEELLEKIKTARQSRLTALHRKADAEMQEILKRKSW
- a CDS encoding CBS domain-containing protein produces the protein MPERTKDIREMVIPLERCPRLYEHQTLDEAIALFALSPSEENPVDLPLLLVLDTKNSLVGRISRADILRGLVPSLLGMGRGGSKFSWSNTEDPHLTFLYEDHALAECGGNRMRPVRSLMRPIDFTLPADTHILEAIVILHRHNTSCVPVLENGAVIGLLRFEELFHAMCNTWCTLPQR